Below is a window of Elusimicrobiota bacterium DNA.
TTTTGTGTCCTGCCGATCACGAGCCCGGAGAACCCGTATTTTATGCATACTACAGAAGACGTATTAGCAGCGTACAAAAAGTTTCCGGACCGTATAATCCCATTTTGCGATGTTGATCCCAGGAAAGGGAAAAATCATCCGTCCACCGACTTTTCGTGGATACTTAAACGGTATAAAGACATGGGCTGCCGCGCTCTTGGCGAGATGACCGCAAACCTGTACTTTGACGATCCGTTATGCAAAAACCTGTACCACCACTGTGGAGAAGCCGGGTTACCTATAACATTTCATTTATACACCAGGATAGGCGGTTCGTACGGCTTGGTTGACGACTT
It encodes the following:
- a CDS encoding amidohydrolase, which encodes MIDCHTHFFTVWDKPEFTAEMLVKHMDKLGIEKFCVLPITSPENPYFMHTTEDVLAAYKKFPDRIIPFCDVDPRKGKNHPSTDFSWILKRYKDMGCRALGEMTANLYFDDPLCKNLYHHCGEAGLPITFHLYTRIGGSYGLVDD